In Nycticebus coucang isolate mNycCou1 chromosome 9, mNycCou1.pri, whole genome shotgun sequence, the following are encoded in one genomic region:
- the LOC128593310 gene encoding uncharacterized protein KIAA1671-like isoform X1, translated as MHESSGPKLDFRESKDVIGGNCLSPRWTGRVVGSWHEVVNEEPHCPGTTSMSTVKASVWDTQHEGPEGTGHKPGVEARGPPQECCLDPPSKAKVEPFEFQAQAHPDVSPVQKGTLTAPASEGDQRLVQIPEPEVKMRKAGLIDQRMDRWRRRTLPHDVKFDAFGFLTPKNSSKVEERQTDYLTHTPGALKKPQLSPNSVETQEVNPGALQDQTVSVVKQGSPVEPKTIFFAVTYQIPDIQKAKGVVMSALDNLLEHSRKVTPPSSPHSFTPILVSLNHEEPLEAVGSKNWTKGRVHENVSVSKNLKPTECPSSVGDKILETSREKVINVDALWRHPGSEDGTGFQNNWKDTRSRMSPSNTAPKTTPTLKNRPKDLVRRTEVISEMFPGKIKDGYRLSVLD; from the coding sequence ATGCATGAATCTAGTGGGCCAAAGCTTGATTTTCGAGAGTCAAAGGATGTGATTGGGGGCAATTGCCTGTCGCCCAGATGGACAGGTAGGGTTGTAGGGAGCTGGCATGAAGTGGTCAATGAAGAGCCCCATTGTCCTGGGACCACCTCCATGAGCACTGTCAAGGCTTCTGTCTGGGATACCCAGCATGAAGGGCCCGAAGGGACTGGACACAAGCCAGGAGTAGAAGCAAGGGGTCCCCCCCAGGAGTGCTGCCTGGATCCTCCTTCCAAGGCTAAGGTTGAGCCCTTTGAATTCCAAGCACAAGCACATCCAGATGTGTCTCCTGTGCAGAAAGGGACCCTTACTGCACCTGCCAGTGAGGGTGACCAAAGGCTGGTCCAGATACCAGAGCCTGAAGTCAAAATGAGGAAAGCTGGTTTGATTGACCAGAGAATGGACAGATGGAGACGGCGGACTCTACCCCATGATGTGAAATTTGATGCATTTGGTTTCCTCACCCCAAAGAACTCGTCGAAGGTGGAGGAGAGGCAGACTGATTATTTGACTCACACACCTGGTGCCTTAAAAAAACCTCAGTTATCCCCCAATAGCGTGGAGACCCAGGAGGTGAACCCAGGTGCTTTACAGGACCAGACTGTCTCAGTGGTAAAGCAAGGGTCACCTGTGGAACCCAAGACAATATTTTTTGCAGTAACCTATCAGATTCCTGATATTCAAAAGGCAAAGGGTGTTGTTATGTCAGCGCTTGACAACTTGCTGGAACATTCTAGAAAAGTCACTCCACCTTCCTCTCCTCATTCTTTCACACCAATTTTGGTTTCTCTTAACCATGAAGAGCCACTGGAGGCAGTGGGCAGTAAAAACTGGACTAAGGGAAGAGTGCATGAAAATGTAAGTGTTTCAAAAAATCTGAAGCCGACAGAGTGCCCATCATCTGTTGGGGACAAGATTCTGGAAACTTCTAGGGAAAAAGTCATCAATGTGGATGCTTTATGGCGTCATCCAGGATCCGAAGATGGCACTGGTTTTCAGAACAATTGGAAGGATACCAGGAGCAGGATGTCCCCTAGCAACACTGCTCCGAAAACTACCCCGACTTTGAAGAATCGTCCAAAGGATCTCGTCAGAAGGACAGAGGTGATCAGTGAGATGTTCCCAGGCAAGATCAAAGATGGCTACAGATTGAGTGTGCTGGACTGA